The sequence ATTGGGGTTAACGTGTGGGGGCTGAGCTCTGCTAGGGGTGAGCCCCCATCCCAGACACCTTTGGGTCCCAATCTCTCACtccctgggggctgggagcactgcTAGGGGTCCCCCCTCCACTCTCACTCCAGTGCcctgctggggggaagggcagctgcctggggagggatcagagccagaatcagtactgcacccctgccccgccttgcAGAGCTCAGAGCTGCTGAGCCAGATGGAAAATCAACTGGgcggaggtgggagggggggagaattcCTAGCTGAGCCTGGGCACAGGGCCACTGGCTGCAGGTGGCGGGGGGTGTACTGGACTCTCATGGAGGCACAATCTGGGATGCCTCCCCCTACTCCCCTCACACTAACCCTCCCAAattggggcttcccctgccctgtACCCCTCTGCTCTGTATCTCCCCCAGAATCCCCTCCACTTCATACCCTCCTCAGTCTGCCACTCCCCTGCCCCATACCTCCTCCCTGAACCCCTCTGCTCCATAACCTGCCCCAGGCTGCCCCTCAAATGCTGCCCATCCCATAACTCCCTGaactgccccccacacctcagCACCCCCAGACATGGGCAGTGCCTGCACCATGTGCCTGATCCAGCTGCCCACCACGCACCTTTCATGACGACCTCAGGCAGCCCATAGGGCTCATACTGAGTGTGGTCGAAGGCCGCCGAGATGAGCTCCCTGTGGCGCCTGCCCCGCGCCGGCCCCTCCGTCTGGGTCTGGGCATCCCGCACCACCGGCCAGGCAGTCTGGAGAACTGAGAAAGAGAGACGGGGACATAAGTTAGGGGTCTGCTACCATGACGCTCCAATGCCTGGGCCTCCAGCCATGACCCCCCTTTCTCCAATGACCCTCCCCAAATACCCGGGACTCTCTCCCCACATGATTCCCATAactgcccagacccctccccccgaccAGCAGGCAGGTGCCACCCCTCCTCCCGAAAGGCAGTGCACCCCATTGatgcccagcccccttcccttgcAGAGTCAAGGGCAAAAGCCCTGatctcaccccctccccaattGAGCCAAAGCTCCATGTCCCCCCCTCTTACCATAAGCAAGGTCTCCCTGGCCTCTATCCCCTAGGGGCGCTGGACGGGGGGTGGCTGAGGTCCCCTGGTGTTGTCCGTCTCCAGTGGCAGGTGTGGTACATTCCTCTCGAGCGTGGGATTGCCACAGTGCCAGCTCAGCCCGCAGGGCCCGGTTCTCCTGCAACAGACGGGACAGCACCTCCTCCAGCTGGGAAGAGACGGGGGTGCGGAAAGAGAAAGGAGACAGATCCTGTTACCCCAATGAGAGCAGGGTTCAgcccccaagaaccccaacctgACCCTGGGGCAAAGGGGTGAGGGGGGCGCCACCGAGACCAGTTTGGTCCAAGATGGAGGACACTGATGACAGATGGCTCatggggaaggtggagggggtggggtgggctgtgGCATATAAAGAGTAAGGGTGTTTTGGAAGGCGGGGGGGATAGCTacgtgggggtgtgtgggaaCCCAAGTTttgggggaatggggcaggggaaccctgggtttggcaggggaGCCCCCAGTCAGGCATTGGAGCCCTGGGACacgagttgggaggtatgggcaAGGAAGCCCCGGGTCAGGCAGGTCAGTCGAGGGTGCATGGGGTGGAGGGAATTGGGGAAACTGCCCTCCCCCAAGCTCACTCACCTGCTCCTGCAATCCAGCCTGGCCTGCCGGCTTCTGTAGCTCCCACAGGATATTCTGCAGCGGTGCCTGCTCACTGTGCCAGGCCTGCTTCCCCGCCGGCTCCCACATCCTGCTAACCACAGCCAACTCCAGGGGAATGGGCAGCTCCACAGGAGTGGGGGAGGCCAAACTTGGGGGGCCAGACTCTGGGGCTATGGGAGGCAGCTCAGAGGGGGTGGTGGTGAGTGCCTCTGGGACTGTGGGaggtggctcagtggggctgggctctgggactgTGGAGGGCGGCTCAGGGGGAGCGGGCTCTGGGACTGTGGGGGGCGGCTCAGCGGGCGGCTCTGGGACTGTGGGGGGCGGCTCAGCAAGGCTGGGCTCTGGGACTGTGGGGGGTGGCTCAGCGGGGCCGGGCTCTGGGACTGTGGGGGGCGGCTCAGCGGAGGGCTCTGGGACTGTGGGGGGCGGCTCAGCAAGGCTGGGCTCTGGGACTGTGGGGGGCGGCTCAGCGGAGGGCTCTGGGACTGTGGGGGGTGGCTCAGCGGGGCCGGGCTCTGGGACTGTGGGGGGCGGCTCAGCGGGGGGCTCTGGGACTGTGGGGGGCGGCTCAGCAGAGCCGGGCTCTGGGACTGTGGGGGGTGGCTCAGGCAGGCCGGGCTCTGGGACTGTGGGGGGCGGCTCAGCGGGGCCGGGCTCTGGGACTGTGGGGGGTGGCTCAGCGGGGCCGGGCTCTGGGACTGTGCGGGGAGGCTCAGGGGGACCGGTGGAAGGCGTCTCCccacccagcagcaccagcagccgCCCCACCTCAGCCTCCAGCAGCTCGCGGACCCGTCCCGCCTCCCGCAGCGCCTGGCCCAGGCGCTCCAGCTCTTGCTCCCGCTCATGCCCCTCGGTCAGCAGCTCTGCCACATGCTGGCTCTGGGCCTCACAGGCTAGTGCCAGCCGCTCCGTCTGCAACCCCAGCATCTCCTGGAGCCGCCGCAGCCGCTCCTGGGCCTGGGCCGCCTGGGCCTCTGCCTCAGCCTTgcccagggccagggccttcaACTTCCCCcgcagcacctgcagctcccccacctcctgAGCATCCCCCCCAGGCAGGCCGGGCCCTGGTGCCCCCCAGACCTGAGCCTCCAACtccacagccagagcctgcagttccccctgctcccctttgGCCAGGCCGGGCCCCAGCGCTCCCCGCAGCTCCTGGGTCTCCTCCTTGTGCTGCATGGCAGCATCATGGGCCAGCGGCATCTCAGCCAGTGCCCGGTGCTCCCCGGTCAGGTCTCGGGTGCCTGGACGCAGCTGCCAGCAGGTTTCCAGCAGCCCCTTGTGCAGGCTCTCAGAAGCAGCCAGGCGCCGGCGCAGCCCCAAAACCTCagccctcagggcctgcagctctGTGGGGGgctccggctcccggccccgctccccACCGGGCACCAGCCTGCCCACAGCTCGGGGATCCTGTGCTGAGGAACCTGGGGGGAAGGCAAACAGAGCAGAGAGGGAGCAGTTAGGGGGACATGGTGCCAGGGGGCACCCCTGGGCCCATGTTAGGCTGCCGCAGGGTagagagagacccccccagacCTCCCCATGGTCCCTgagacacacacccagccccccttcGTAACCCCCATACCCACAGACACCACCCCTCCTACCCCCATACACCTACTCCCCTGcaggtcccccacccccaccacagccccgggCTGGACCCCCAAACCCACAGGGCCAAACACCCAGCCTTGTCCACTGCCCCCCTTTcagcatcccctcctccccccacctctgatacccgcttcctccgggccctgtcttcccctccccggcctcaccctgaccccactccctcaTCTCACCTCTGACCTTCCCAGCTGCCCCTCGTTTCTCGGGTGCCCGCTCCAGCCGGGAGCTGCTGAGGCTGCGCCGGCCACAGCCTGGGGGGCGCCGCTGCTGCTCTGAtccccccaggccctgctgaAGATAGGTGTGTGAGTGACGTGGGCTCTgacagggcaggggcctggctggctcagaggggtgGGAAATGGGATATGAGGCACTGGCTCCATTTGCTGATTAAACAGTCCCTTCTGCCCCTTGGCACCGACACCTCTCTCACCTTGTTTGGTGGgcggtgggggggctcagggatgtCCAACCGGGTAACCTGCTGCTCCAGCGCTTCCCGATGGTGCCGCTCCAGCTTCGCCAGCTCCTGCAACAGACAGGGGGTGATATGCAACATGACAACTGCCGGAGCCCCAAGTGCGGGGTGGAGGGGATCCAAGGGGTCTCCCTGTGGTGAGTGGGGGGCTCAGCCTGGTGGGACCCCAGCCCTAGCTGAGTGCAACACAGTCCTTTCGGGTCCCCTTGTAAGGCTGTTCTGGCCTGAGAAGCACTTGGCCAGCCACAGCAGTGTGGGGCTGTTGCACACAGGGGGGATTAGTgcagtggggtcaggggctgaagggaggggaggaaagtggCAGGGTACTATTGGGAAGGTGGGGCtgtgctgggtgtgggggagggactgtGAGGTGGGGATGAggcgcctgggggagggggctgtgccaAGTTGGGGGGATTGTGCCGTAGAAGGGAGTAGCAGGGTGTGGGCTGTGCAGCACGGGTTCTCCCACCTGCCGGTGCTccctctcctgctgctccaggcGGCGCTGCGTGgcccctgctctctgcctctgGCCCCTCAGCTCCTCCAACAGCTGCTGCACCCGCCGTtccagggcactcacctggggggGCAACAATGTGTCAGACTTGGGCAAGCCctccagtggctccatggagAACCAACAGACACCCCAAGGGCTACATCCCTCACCTAGCCCCTCCAGAGGTGCCAGTTCTGTGTATCCTGCTTGTTCAccacagctggggaggggaggatgggatCTGCAACAGGAATATGAGTGGGGGGGATAAAGATAAAGGGGGGTgcaatccctccccctcccctctggggcTGCCTCATAGCAccagggccaatcagagggggggggctaggagagcctcaagctcaaagggggcctcaaatttagacacttgttaattttttggcatttgataaatttcacaacttgtttttatgcgcatccctATCGGACCGAAATGTGACAGactctctcagcttagagctgcagaTTTAAGCAAATACGAGATGTGATCTGGTAAAAGACAtcatttttttgttaactgatatagattttgtcatattaaagagttaaaaatgttcataaatattaataaaaatgtatcGGTTCTGATGGGACAAGATTAGACCACGTGTCATAATTTTTGAtgtttattatggctaggggcctctctggacctctgagagggcccaAATAGCGCCACTGCATTCTCTGCTCTAGGCCTCCCCCCTctgatccctgcagcccctgtgctcCAAGGACTAGAGCCCCACCTCGTGGCAGCAGTCAGTACTGCACCCTGCAGCAGCTCCATGCCCCCCACCGTGTGGCAGCAGGCGGTACTGCACCCTGCAGCAGTTCCATGAGCCTCCAAGTGGCCCTTCCCACCCAGTATGAGGCTAACCCATTTTCCCTCTGGTCTCTCCCATGCTCACCTTAGTGACTGCCTGGTCCCGCTGC is a genomic window of Chrysemys picta bellii isolate R12L10 chromosome 7, ASM1138683v2, whole genome shotgun sequence containing:
- the LOC122173687 gene encoding uncharacterized protein LOC122173687 isoform X2, translating into MSWPGEAWQEGLPARALQGVRELEQRLEWANKERVQKQAQLDTLEAVLHKQRQKHKEERGTWALLARERRDLAEACERLECGRQQLSRELQAKGAQLSQLEGQLGRATQRIEELEEELRRCQAELDNLRSSTPLLHCWAPQDEGVELSTWEQNPRLENRPRTPSMRLQPSSSTLGEEPLVHRGAAWHSVPPGGPAPPENSQGIPSPGEEPREENAGPGQGPPDMEAWELRGELQSVQQELAQCTEQRDQAVTKVSALERRVQQLLEELRGQRQRAGATQRRLEQQEREHRQELAKLERHHREALEQQVTRLDIPEPPHRPPNKGLGGSEQQRRPPGCGRRSLSSSRLERAPEKRGAAGKVRGSSAQDPRAVGRLVPGGERGREPEPPTELQALRAEVLGLRRRLAASESLHKGLLETCWQLRPGTRDLTGEHRALAEMPLAHDAAMQHKEETQELRGALGPGLAKGEQGELQALAVELEAQVWGAPGPGLPGGDAQEVGELQVLRGKLKALALGKAEAEAQAAQAQERLRRLQEMLGLQTERLALACEAQSQHVAELLTEGHEREQELERLGQALREAGRVRELLEAEVGRLLVLLGGETPSTGPPEPPRTVPEPGPAEPPPTVPEPGPAEPPPTVPEPGLPEPPPTVPEPGSAEPPPTVPEPPAEPPPTVPEPGPAEPPPTVPEPSAEPPPTVPEPSLAEPPPTVPEPSAEPPPTVPEPGPAEPPPTVPEPSLAEPPPTVPEPPAEPPPTVPEPAPPEPPSTVPEPSPTEPPPTVPEALTTTPSELPPIAPESGPPSLASPTPVELPIPLELAVVSRMWEPAGKQAWHSEQAPLQNILWELQKPAGQAGLQEQLEEVLSRLLQENRALRAELALWQSHAREECTTPATGDGQHQGTSATPRPAPLGDRGQGDLAYVLQTAWPVVRDAQTQTEGPARGRRHRELISAAFDHTQYEPYGLPEVVMKGFADIPSGPSCPYVLRRGLLGSTPLAQLAPKAEPEEDPAEPAMGTSV
- the LOC122173687 gene encoding uncharacterized protein LOC122173687 isoform X1, with the translated sequence MSWPGEAWQEGLPARALQGVRELEQRLEWANKERVQKQAQLDTLEAVLHKQRQKHKEERGTWALLARERRDLAEACERLECGRQQLSRELQAKGAQLSQLEGQLGRATQRIEELEEELRRCQAELDNLRSSTPLLHCWAPQDEGVELSTWEQNPRLENRPRTPSMRLQPSSSTLGEEPLVHRGAAWHSVPPGGPAPPENSQGIPSPGEEPREENAGPGQGPPDMEAWELRGELQSVQQELAQCTEQRDQAVTKVSALERRVQQLLEELRGQRQRAGATQRRLEQQEREHRQELAKLERHHREALEQQVTRLDIPEPPHRPPNKQGLGGSEQQRRPPGCGRRSLSSSRLERAPEKRGAAGKVRGSSAQDPRAVGRLVPGGERGREPEPPTELQALRAEVLGLRRRLAASESLHKGLLETCWQLRPGTRDLTGEHRALAEMPLAHDAAMQHKEETQELRGALGPGLAKGEQGELQALAVELEAQVWGAPGPGLPGGDAQEVGELQVLRGKLKALALGKAEAEAQAAQAQERLRRLQEMLGLQTERLALACEAQSQHVAELLTEGHEREQELERLGQALREAGRVRELLEAEVGRLLVLLGGETPSTGPPEPPRTVPEPGPAEPPPTVPEPGPAEPPPTVPEPGLPEPPPTVPEPGSAEPPPTVPEPPAEPPPTVPEPGPAEPPPTVPEPSAEPPPTVPEPSLAEPPPTVPEPSAEPPPTVPEPGPAEPPPTVPEPSLAEPPPTVPEPPAEPPPTVPEPAPPEPPSTVPEPSPTEPPPTVPEALTTTPSELPPIAPESGPPSLASPTPVELPIPLELAVVSRMWEPAGKQAWHSEQAPLQNILWELQKPAGQAGLQEQLEEVLSRLLQENRALRAELALWQSHAREECTTPATGDGQHQGTSATPRPAPLGDRGQGDLAYVLQTAWPVVRDAQTQTEGPARGRRHRELISAAFDHTQYEPYGLPEVVMKGFADIPSGPSCPYVLRRGLLGSTPLAQLAPKAEPEEDPAEPAMGTSV